One Picrophilus oshimae DSM 9789 genomic region harbors:
- the pyk gene encoding pyruvate kinase, with amino-acid sequence MSRTKLIATIGPASESMEIIKKMANLGLSCIRINTAHIENGYITKVAKMVDDVNKSEGTYIGLMVDLKGPELRTGKFKDGSFKIDYNKKYKISYNKNDNPDILINYNISDFIDDKTLIAMSDGKLRFSVDSVNGDIINVTSLDSGSLRDNSRVNVPGKLLRLGSLTDRDRMFIEEGIKNNVNFYALSFVQSRENINELQDYLFERNCDAQLISKIETKSGYDNIDEIARASDFIMVARGDLGVEMPLKEVTIAQKKIIDESRKYATPTIVATQMLESMVNNDSPTRAEVSDITNAIIDGTDALMLSEETAIGRYPVEAIGYLSSISDYVDSMEIKYKEPESFAFDKVAFAISKGLKMISDYTNVDSIVAFTRSGFTARLVSSMRPGKMIYSVVSSDFLARSLNLLKSVVPVKIDESMKSKEIYDILVDINRSNKIRPGKKVLVVSGSPYFVFGGTNEIRLVTMGKFIGRGYPVGNSFSGYYEPDGSGDIIILDKYIKNFDYKKYKCVIIKGNVSDTIKNLFYENKILLLYNTEFDVELNEKTFLNIDGDTGIITA; translated from the coding sequence ATGTCAAGGACAAAGTTAATAGCAACAATAGGCCCTGCAAGTGAATCAATGGAAATTATAAAAAAAATGGCAAATCTTGGGCTTTCATGCATAAGGATAAATACAGCACATATTGAAAATGGATACATAACAAAAGTAGCAAAAATGGTTGATGATGTTAATAAATCAGAGGGCACATACATAGGATTAATGGTGGATTTAAAGGGGCCAGAGTTAAGAACTGGAAAATTTAAGGACGGCTCATTTAAAATAGATTATAATAAAAAGTATAAAATATCATACAATAAAAATGACAACCCTGACATATTAATAAATTATAATATATCGGATTTCATAGACGATAAAACATTAATAGCAATGAGCGATGGAAAGTTAAGATTTTCCGTTGATTCTGTAAACGGTGATATAATAAACGTTACATCCCTTGATTCAGGCTCTTTAAGGGACAACTCAAGGGTCAATGTTCCAGGGAAGTTGTTAAGGCTCGGAAGCCTGACGGACCGCGACAGGATGTTCATAGAGGAGGGCATAAAAAACAATGTAAACTTCTATGCATTATCATTTGTTCAATCAAGGGAGAATATAAACGAGCTCCAGGATTATCTCTTTGAAAGGAACTGCGATGCACAGTTAATATCAAAGATAGAGACAAAGAGTGGCTATGATAACATCGATGAGATAGCAAGGGCCTCTGATTTTATAATGGTTGCCCGGGGCGATCTTGGCGTTGAGATGCCGTTGAAGGAGGTTACAATAGCACAGAAGAAAATTATAGATGAATCAAGAAAGTATGCAACACCGACAATAGTTGCAACGCAGATGCTTGAATCCATGGTTAACAACGATTCACCAACAAGGGCCGAGGTCTCTGATATAACAAATGCAATAATTGACGGAACGGACGCATTGATGCTATCCGAGGAAACCGCCATAGGAAGGTATCCTGTCGAGGCCATAGGCTATTTAAGCAGCATATCAGACTATGTCGATTCCATGGAGATAAAATACAAGGAACCTGAAAGCTTTGCCTTTGACAAGGTGGCATTTGCCATATCCAAGGGATTAAAGATGATATCTGACTACACAAACGTTGATTCTATTGTTGCATTCACAAGGTCTGGATTCACAGCAAGGCTGGTATCATCAATGAGGCCAGGGAAGATGATATACTCCGTTGTTTCAAGCGATTTCCTTGCAAGGTCATTAAACCTTTTAAAAAGCGTTGTTCCTGTAAAAATCGATGAATCAATGAAGTCAAAGGAAATATACGATATACTCGTTGATATAAACAGGAGCAATAAGATAAGACCGGGCAAAAAGGTGCTTGTTGTTTCAGGCTCTCCATACTTTGTCTTCGGCGGCACAAACGAGATAAGGCTTGTAACCATGGGAAAATTCATAGGCCGTGGATATCCTGTTGGTAACAGCTTCTCAGGTTACTATGAGCCCGATGGCTCTGGGGATATAATAATACTTGATAAATATATAAAAAACTTTGATTACAAAAAATACAAATGCGTTATAATAAAAGGCAATGTAAGCGATACAATAAAAAACCTCTTCTATGAAAATAAGATACTTTTATTGTACAACACTGAATTCGACGTTGAATTAAATGAGAAAACATTTCTAAACATAGATGGTGATACAGGAATAATAACAGCATAA
- a CDS encoding NYN domain-containing protein, whose translation MQHDKIFKKHGIENIIVICDASLRYKIIDKDHFENLVNLNIIKIAPADTSADEFIIEYAKKNDAMIITNDRFNDYRDDPWVRENIDKHLVPFMFIGRDIFIKKK comes from the coding sequence ATCCAACATGATAAGATATTTAAAAAACATGGTATAGAAAATATAATAGTCATATGCGACGCAAGCCTTAGATACAAGATAATTGATAAGGACCACTTTGAAAACCTTGTGAATTTAAATATAATAAAAATTGCGCCTGCTGATACAAGCGCAGACGAATTCATCATAGAGTATGCAAAAAAGAACGATGCAATGATAATAACAAACGACAGGTTCAATGATTACAGGGACGACCCATGGGTTAGAGAGAACATAGATAAACATCTGGTTCCGTTCATGTTCATAGGCAGGGATATTTTTATAAAGAAAAAATGA
- a CDS encoding GNAT family N-acetyltransferase, translated as MIRTAGIEDWPYISYISSVAGYDDYINKAGIDYLNTGTVLVYYDDKIKGFMKIEEMPDNTIWLSGIRVDPDHRNLGIASLLIDYARKYNKKMRLIVKDDNYKSLNMVKKNKFKEVKRFLFVNGILDVSGDEYFIDDDTFLNYNWKFVFSGDLKYREKYIKYGDSRIFKHENAYQILELNDDIDFIDGGYTAMDDNIHNNIKIDSRFILFEG; from the coding sequence ATGATAAGAACCGCGGGGATTGAGGACTGGCCATACATAAGTTATATATCATCGGTTGCGGGGTACGATGATTACATAAATAAGGCTGGCATTGATTATTTAAATACTGGAACGGTTCTTGTTTATTATGACGATAAGATAAAGGGCTTCATGAAAATCGAGGAGATGCCGGATAATACAATATGGCTCAGCGGCATACGCGTTGATCCCGACCACAGAAACCTTGGAATAGCATCATTGCTTATAGATTACGCAAGGAAATACAATAAAAAGATGAGGTTAATAGTCAAGGACGATAATTATAAATCACTTAACATGGTTAAAAAGAACAAATTTAAAGAGGTTAAACGTTTTCTCTTTGTAAATGGAATTCTAGATGTATCAGGAGATGAATATTTTATTGATGATGATACATTTTTAAATTACAACTGGAAGTTTGTTTTCTCCGGGGATTTAAAATACAGGGAGAAATACATAAAATATGGAGATTCAAGGATATTTAAGCATGAGAACGCATACCAGATCCTCGAATTAAATGATGATATTGATTTTATCGATGGCGGTTACACTGCCATGGATGATAACATTCATAATAATATTAAAATAGATTCAAGATTCATTTTGTTCGAAGGTTAA